The Lutra lutra chromosome 10, mLutLut1.2, whole genome shotgun sequence genome contains a region encoding:
- the BTBD18 gene encoding BTB/POZ domain-containing protein 18: protein MCSPASSKILYRNPRFLRLAFLQLHHQQQTGVFCDVLLQAEGEAVPAHCCILSACSPFFTERLERERPAQGRKVVLELGGLKIRTLRKLVDFLYTSEMEVSREEAQDVLSAARQLRVSELESLQLEGGKLVKAPQGRRLNRECLQPPAAAPISARVVASSRRPRTPLPVTQTPCPLGPVRLKSSGKEEGPLEKSNRQNAENLSGSLLKKKVRACPTPQEKSSSPSSHSQGPRENKSDPAIVPTALSPPSMYPSVDERLLPRKIRLSRSKPSPDICTSKPSSMVSRPTSVPTAPGRRLWRQKSINKVPEDKEKPGRASPLQSIPSPSGLGKTGGSKKRSPEVRAPNPDSVEEGQVGRVKLRKIVNGTCWEVVQEPPLKNSQDSPQIPEAQHSEGTASTQPSSHKEQGLSSAQVELCQDSPLCSRLQDILLSASHSPDHPVVKSEFGSSPELIGKEPGLDIDCREPYAFDTALLGQPCEAEEYRITTAAATSELEEILDFMLCGSDIEPPIGSLQSPGAEGCRTPSYHLTETGKNWIEGEEWCLPDLELWPRELTGLEKEPVGENKEPIESLSPLVIPSEVSEGEVLSVGGSWTPDLEITSSQPLDGRRDKLHIDSLDPQRSYEDLSPPCSNWMDTGPEVSLSMDEVLYSAPEAGKEVPDNSELLDPLPASSEEEEIDVVDWTSEGRLVPTGIPSVWPDPSSESDTEVDILT, encoded by the exons ATGTGCTCTCCTGCCAGTTCCAAAATCCTATACAGGAATCCCCGGTTTCTCCGGTTAGCTTTTCTGCAGCTTCATCACCAGCAACAGACTGGTGTgttctgtgatgtccttctgcaGGCAGAAG GTGAGGCAGTCCCAGCTCATTGCTGCATCTTGTCTGCCTGCAGCCCCTTCTTCACAGAGCGCCTGGAGCGGGAGAGGCCAGCTCAGGGTCGGAAGGTGGTGCTGGAGCTGGGGGGCTTGAAGATCAGGACACTCAGGAAGCTGGTGGACTTCTTATATACCTCAGAGATGGAAGTATCTCGAGAAGAAGCCCAGGATGTGCTTTCTGCTGCCCGTCAGCTCCGTGTATCTGAGCTAGAATCCCTTCAGCTAGAGGGTGGGAAGTTGGTGAAGGCTCCCCAGGGCCGAAGACTGAACAGGGAGTGCTTACAGCCTCCAGCGGCTGCACCAATCTCTGCCAGGGTGGTGGCATCCAGCCGCCGCCCTCGGACTCCACTGCCCGTGACCCAGACTCCTTGCCCTCTTGGGCCAGTGAGATTGAAGTcctcagggaaggaggaggggcccCTAGAGAAAAGCAACCGACAGAATGCAGAGAACTTGTCTGGCAGCCTGCTCAAGAAGAAGGTCAGAGCTTGCCCAACTCCACAAGAAAAAAGCTCTTCACCATCAAGCCACAGTCAGGGaccaagagagaacaagagtgacCCTGCCATTGTTCCTACAGCACTTTCTCCACCCAGTATGTACCCTTCTGTGGATGAGCGGCTCTTGCCCAGAAAGATCAGACTGAGTCGCTCAAAGCCGTCTCCTGATATCTGTACATCCAAGCCTTCTAGCATGGTAAGCAGACCCACCTCAGTACCCACAGCCCCTGGCCGGCGCCTTTGGCGGCAGAAGAGTATAAATAAAGTACCAGAAGACAAGGAGAAACCAGGGAGAGCTAGTCCTCTACAGAGCATCCCAAGCCCATCTGGCCTTGGGAAGACAGGTGGGAGCAAGAAGCGGAGCCCTGAAGTCAGGGCACCGAACCCAGACTCTGTAGAAGAGGGGCAAGTTGGAAGAGTGAAACTTCGGAAGATTGTCAATGGGACATGCTGGGAGGTGGTACAAGAGCCTCCCCTCAAAAACTCTCAAGACAGCCCTCAGATCCCAGAAGCTCAACACTCAGAAGGGACTGCGAGTACTCAGCCATCCTCACATAAAGAGCAGGGACTGTCATCTGCTCAGGTAGAACTATGTCAGGATTCCCCCTTGTGCTCTAGACTCCAAGACATTCTGCTTTCTGCTAGCCACTCCCCAGACCACCCAGTGGTGAAGTCTGAGTTCGGGTCCAGTCCAGAACTGATAGGGAAGGAACCTGGGTTGGATATAGActgcagagagccctatgcattTGACACAGCCCTGCTGGGGCAGCCCTGCGAAGCCGAGGAGTACCGCATCACGACTGCTGCTGCCACCAGTGAGCTGGAGGAGATCCTGGACTTCATGCTGTGTGGCTCAGACATTGAGCCCCCCATAGGGTCTCTGCAAAGTCCTGGAGCAGAGGGCTGCAGGACCCCTAGCTATCACCTGACAGAAACAGGAAAGAACTGGATCGAAGGGGAAGAATGGTGTTTGCCAGACTTGGAACTCTGGCCAAGGGAGCTCACAGGACTGGAAAAGGAACCTGTTGGTGAGAACAAAGAGCCAATTGAGTCCCTTAGCCCCCTTGTCATACCCTCTGAGGTGAGTGAAGGGGAGGTACTTTCAGTAGGAGGTTCCTGGACTCCAGATCTGGAAATTACCAGTTCCCAACCATTGGATGGTCGGAGAGATAAGCTTCATATTGACTCTCTTGACCCCCAAAGGTCCTATGAGGACCTCTCACCTCCCTGTTCAAACTGGATGGACACTGGGCCAGAAGTGTCCCTAAGTATGGATGAGGTGTTGTATTCTGCTCCAGAGGCGGGCAAGGAGGTACCTGACAACTCTGAGTTGTTGGACCCGCTTCCTGCCAGCTCCGAAGAGGAAGAAATTGATGTGGTGGACTGGACATCAGAGGGGAGGCTGGTGCCCACTGGTATTCCCTCTGTGTGGCCCGACCCTTCCTCAGAGTCAGACACAGAAGTGGACATACTAACGTAG
- the SELENOH gene encoding selenoprotein H — translation MASRGRKRKAEVAVVAAAAKQERPAKAAEATVVIEHCTSURVYGRNAAALSQALRLETPELPVEVNPAKPRRGSFEVTLLRPDGSSVELWTGIKKGPPRKLKFPEPQEVVKELKKHLS, via the exons ATGGCTTCTCGTGGGAGAAAGCGGAAGGCCGAGGTGGCGGTGGTCGCGGCAGCTGCGAAACAGGAGAGGCCGGCGAAGGCAGCGGAGGCGACCGTCGTGATCGAGCATTG CACGAGCTGACGCGTCTACGGGCGCAACGCCGCGGCCCTGAGCCAGGCGCTGCGCCTGGAGACCCCGGAGCTTCCGGTGGAGGTGAACCCTGCTAAGCCCCGGAGGGGCAGCTTCGAGGTGACGCTGCTGCGCCCAGACGGCAGCA GTGTGGAGCTCTGGACTGGGATTAAGAAGGGGCCCCCACGCAAACTGAAGTTCCCGGAGCCTCAAGAGGTGGTGAAGGAGCTGAAGAAGCACCTTTCGTAG